The following coding sequences lie in one Kitasatospora azatica KCTC 9699 genomic window:
- a CDS encoding sensor histidine kinase, whose protein sequence is MLRTVSWLLRTGAYACVGLKTLVHPPAGTGSLALAVAAYALCGVALLVWGLTDVTGDAAAGHAPRLRLLLGAAAVLAGCASALPHAGSLIGLALLFVMQLGTEASLPVGWAAAGCTVAAVETGVLVSGAGRGIALGYPLLVVTVLIASHNRRAWRLRAEQSADLLAQAELLRAEQRRVAVLDERTRIAREIHDVLAHSLGALSIQIQAASAVLTDHQDIDRAVTVLAGARRLTADGLTETRRAVHALRSSLAPLDEELAKAADTHRQRHGVPVRLTVEGEPFPLPADQALPLFRTAQEALTNAAKHAPTQPVEVILTYEDDHVTLTLDNPLTQRAGDRPQFATVDGGYGLTGMRERLLLLGGTLDAGARDGRWRVCAEVPR, encoded by the coding sequence GTGCTTCGTACGGTGTCATGGCTGCTGCGGACCGGCGCGTACGCGTGCGTCGGCCTGAAGACCCTCGTCCACCCTCCGGCCGGGACCGGGAGCCTCGCCCTCGCCGTCGCCGCTTACGCGCTCTGTGGCGTGGCCCTGCTGGTGTGGGGGCTCACCGATGTCACCGGCGACGCGGCCGCGGGCCATGCCCCACGGCTGCGGCTGCTGCTCGGTGCCGCCGCCGTCCTCGCGGGGTGCGCCAGTGCCCTACCGCACGCCGGATCACTCATCGGTCTGGCACTGCTCTTCGTCATGCAACTGGGCACCGAGGCGAGCCTCCCGGTGGGCTGGGCCGCGGCGGGCTGCACGGTGGCGGCGGTGGAGACCGGGGTACTGGTCAGCGGGGCGGGCCGCGGGATCGCCCTCGGCTATCCGCTGTTGGTGGTCACGGTGCTGATCGCCAGCCACAACCGGCGCGCCTGGCGGCTGCGTGCCGAGCAGTCCGCGGACCTGCTAGCCCAGGCCGAGCTGCTGCGCGCCGAGCAGCGCCGGGTGGCCGTGCTGGACGAGCGCACCCGGATCGCCCGCGAGATCCATGACGTACTGGCCCACTCGCTCGGTGCCCTGAGCATCCAGATCCAGGCCGCCAGCGCCGTGTTGACGGACCATCAGGACATCGACCGGGCCGTGACCGTGCTCGCCGGGGCGCGGCGACTGACCGCCGACGGCCTCACCGAGACTCGCCGCGCGGTGCACGCCCTGCGCTCGTCCCTCGCACCGCTCGACGAGGAACTGGCCAAGGCGGCGGACACCCACCGGCAAAGGCACGGCGTACCGGTGCGGCTCACCGTCGAGGGCGAGCCCTTCCCACTCCCCGCGGACCAGGCACTGCCCCTCTTCCGCACCGCGCAGGAAGCCCTGACCAACGCCGCCAAACACGCTCCCACCCAGCCGGTGGAGGTCATCCTGACCTACGAGGACGACCACGTGACACTCACCCTCGACAACCCGCTCACCCAACGAGCCGGTGACAGGCCGCAGTTCGCCACCGTCGACGGCGGCTACGGGCTCACCGGGATGCGCGAGCGCCTCCTGCTGCTGGGCGGGACGCTCGACGCGGGGGCACGGGACGGCCGGTGGCGCGTGTGCGCCGAGGTGCCGCGATGA
- a CDS encoding DUF4265 domain-containing protein yields the protein MANAVEKIKVWFRFTPREGWFPQDTEGLWATKLSADTARVQNVAFLQDGVAEGDVVRFQTDADGRHWAVGRVSASGNCTIRVVPIPSGPLGRSPQAVHQRLSPFGLGGEVFSEEFPMVAVNVPANADFSGIKKLLNRGKEGGWWHFEVGCGNDAWWGA from the coding sequence ATGGCGAACGCGGTTGAGAAGATCAAGGTCTGGTTTCGCTTCACCCCTCGCGAAGGCTGGTTCCCTCAGGACACGGAGGGCCTGTGGGCAACCAAGCTCAGTGCCGACACGGCGCGAGTGCAGAACGTTGCGTTCCTCCAGGACGGGGTGGCGGAAGGCGACGTCGTGAGGTTCCAGACGGACGCAGACGGCAGGCACTGGGCTGTCGGTCGGGTCAGCGCCTCCGGCAACTGCACGATTCGGGTCGTCCCCATCCCTTCCGGTCCTCTGGGCCGCAGCCCCCAAGCCGTCCACCAGCGCCTTTCACCGTTCGGGCTCGGAGGCGAGGTCTTCAGTGAGGAGTTCCCCATGGTCGCCGTCAACGTTCCGGCCAACGCCGACTTCTCCGGGATCAAGAAGCTCCTGAACCGCGGCAAGGAGGGAGGCTGGTGGCACTTCGAGGTCGGGTGCGGCAACGACGCGTGGTGGGGCGCCTGA
- a CDS encoding response regulator, whose amino-acid sequence MSAQDARPLRVVVADDQASVREGLALMLDLLPDIDVVASAANGQEALDRVAEHHPDAILLDLHMPVLDGTETTRRLTADHPGVAVVVLTTYADDTSVLETLRAGARAYLTKDADRLHIARTLHSAAAGLSVLDPKVQATLLAAASRVASAPARPPHPDPADPPHPDPADPPLPDGLTRREAEILTLMARGMTNTEIAAALFLSGNTVKTHISRVFTKTGSRDRVAAVRYAGDHGLG is encoded by the coding sequence ATGAGCGCCCAGGACGCCCGGCCGCTGCGGGTGGTGGTCGCCGACGACCAGGCCAGCGTCCGGGAGGGCCTGGCCCTCATGCTCGACCTGCTCCCGGACATCGACGTCGTGGCCTCCGCGGCCAACGGCCAAGAGGCGCTCGACCGGGTCGCCGAGCACCACCCCGACGCGATCCTGCTCGACCTGCACATGCCGGTGCTCGACGGCACCGAGACCACCCGCAGGCTCACCGCCGACCACCCCGGGGTCGCCGTCGTCGTCCTGACCACCTACGCCGACGACACCTCCGTCCTGGAAACGCTGCGGGCCGGGGCCCGCGCCTACCTCACCAAGGACGCCGACCGTCTGCACATCGCCCGTACCCTGCACAGTGCTGCCGCGGGCCTGTCCGTCCTCGACCCCAAGGTCCAGGCCACCCTGCTCGCCGCGGCGAGCAGGGTGGCAAGTGCTCCCGCCCGGCCCCCGCACCCCGACCCCGCCGACCCGCCGCACCCCGACCCCGCCGACCCGCCGCTCCCCGACGGCCTGACCCGCCGCGAGGCGGAGATCCTCACACTGATGGCACGCGGCATGACGAATACCGAGATCGCCGCCGCCCTCTTCCTGAGCGGCAACACCGTGAAGACCCACATCAGCCGCGTCTTCACCAAAACCGGCTCCCGCGACCGCGTCGCGGCCGTCC
- a CDS encoding TniB family NTP-binding protein: METHVTAPDSLTGHALQEGEDEVGRHLTTLEGWRRFIADPPPPPALLPRAEHEALGDLERMLYDEARLDHHARLRVVATSTVRHAVTCGRRLVLLNRHAISARRGLILSGLAGTGKTIAITQLGRAHELLDQARHPGNRDRIPVVYITVPPAATARMIAAEFARFLGLPTRGRINITDIIEAVVGVCTDTRTGLILVDELHNISLTSRAGAEVADTLKYFSERIPATFVYAGIDIERSNLLSGTRGAQIAGRFTLLPTRPFPYSEEWAGLVATLEENLLLHDHRPGTLVALDRHLHNRTGGMIGALSHQIRGAAIDAILTGTEKITKDSLDAVPLDHTAQTNARTAPSGGRR, translated from the coding sequence CTGGAGACGCACGTGACCGCCCCCGACAGCCTCACCGGACACGCCCTGCAGGAGGGCGAGGACGAGGTCGGACGGCACCTGACCACGCTGGAGGGCTGGCGACGGTTCATAGCCGACCCGCCCCCGCCGCCGGCACTGCTGCCCCGCGCCGAACACGAAGCACTCGGCGACCTGGAGCGGATGCTCTACGACGAGGCCCGCCTCGACCACCACGCCCGCCTTCGGGTCGTTGCCACCTCGACGGTCCGTCATGCGGTCACCTGCGGACGGCGCCTGGTCCTGCTGAACCGGCACGCCATCAGCGCTCGACGCGGGCTGATCCTCTCCGGCCTGGCCGGCACCGGCAAGACCATCGCCATCACCCAGCTCGGACGCGCCCACGAACTCCTCGACCAGGCCCGCCATCCGGGCAACCGCGACCGCATCCCAGTCGTCTACATCACCGTCCCGCCCGCGGCCACGGCCCGCATGATCGCCGCCGAGTTCGCCCGCTTCCTCGGCCTGCCGACCCGCGGTCGCATCAACATCACCGACATCATCGAGGCCGTCGTCGGCGTCTGCACCGACACCCGCACCGGCCTGATCCTCGTCGACGAACTGCACAACATCTCCCTGACCAGCCGCGCCGGCGCCGAAGTCGCCGACACCCTCAAGTACTTCTCCGAGCGCATCCCCGCCACGTTCGTCTACGCCGGCATCGACATCGAACGCAGCAACCTGCTCTCGGGCACCCGCGGCGCCCAGATCGCCGGCCGCTTCACCCTCCTGCCCACCCGCCCCTTCCCCTACAGCGAGGAATGGGCCGGCCTGGTCGCCACCCTGGAGGAGAACCTCCTGCTCCACGACCACCGGCCCGGCACCCTCGTCGCCCTCGACCGCCACCTCCACAACCGCACCGGCGGCATGATCGGCGCCCTCTCCCACCAGATCCGCGGCGCGGCCATCGACGCGATCCTCACCGGCACCGAGAAGATCACCAAGGACAGCCTGGACGCCGTCCCACTCGACCACACCGCGCAGACCAACGCCCGCACCGCCCCCTCTGGCGGCCGCCGGTGA
- a CDS encoding lipase family protein: MTQEARIDVELTWNHAEEKSSAEKVAEFAKHLPQGPWFGAPTGVARADDREPTYTLPLRSARPYRREVAVGEAAVYLADGHDELERPFIFADGFNYGPSDLPGLFAHFNAPYPGSQVGFLDQLLTAGIDVVLVGFEQRHTYIQANAGVVISAIQEVIARRHGDVELIVGGVSMGGIITRYALAEMEEKKQDHQTGTYLSWDSPHNGAWIPLVLQQLAYFFEALPVPPGEVKKAELIRSPAAQQLLYAWVPDAKYSGPVATASELRTQFLAELEDLGQFPRRPRKLGVANGTGNGIGRDLPAGQEVFKVQVPLVHYVQANFQPDGGEYQPIGEMRAAGQVRRGFTSHVPGLDGVPGGILDTFGGIAEALGATISTEYERSCFVPSVSAVALDYDPVEWNVDPYEKVEGADEKSALDEFKCDSENTVHSQVTKPLVDWIVERIVR, translated from the coding sequence ATGACGCAGGAAGCCAGGATCGACGTCGAACTGACGTGGAATCATGCTGAGGAGAAGTCCTCGGCCGAGAAGGTGGCGGAGTTCGCCAAGCACCTGCCGCAGGGCCCGTGGTTCGGTGCCCCCACCGGCGTGGCGCGCGCCGACGATCGGGAGCCGACGTACACCCTGCCGCTGCGGTCCGCGCGACCGTACCGGCGGGAGGTCGCCGTCGGCGAGGCCGCGGTGTACCTCGCCGACGGCCACGACGAGCTGGAGCGGCCGTTCATCTTCGCGGACGGCTTCAACTACGGTCCCAGCGACCTTCCGGGGCTGTTCGCGCACTTCAACGCGCCCTACCCAGGCAGCCAGGTCGGCTTCCTCGACCAGCTGCTCACCGCGGGCATCGACGTCGTCCTGGTCGGCTTCGAGCAGCGGCACACCTACATCCAGGCCAACGCCGGCGTGGTGATCAGCGCCATCCAGGAGGTCATCGCGCGGCGGCACGGCGACGTGGAGCTGATCGTCGGCGGGGTCAGCATGGGCGGCATCATCACCCGCTACGCCCTCGCCGAGATGGAGGAGAAGAAGCAGGACCACCAGACCGGGACCTACCTCTCGTGGGACTCCCCGCACAACGGCGCCTGGATCCCGCTGGTCCTCCAGCAGCTCGCATACTTCTTCGAGGCCCTGCCGGTCCCGCCCGGCGAGGTGAAGAAGGCCGAGCTGATCAGGAGCCCCGCCGCGCAGCAGCTGCTGTACGCCTGGGTCCCGGACGCGAAGTACTCCGGCCCGGTCGCCACCGCCAGCGAGCTGCGCACGCAGTTCCTGGCGGAGCTGGAGGACCTCGGCCAGTTCCCGCGGCGGCCGCGCAAGTTGGGCGTGGCCAACGGCACCGGCAACGGCATCGGGCGCGACCTGCCGGCGGGGCAGGAGGTGTTCAAGGTCCAGGTCCCGCTGGTCCACTACGTCCAGGCGAACTTCCAGCCCGACGGCGGCGAGTACCAGCCGATCGGTGAGATGCGGGCCGCCGGCCAGGTGCGGCGAGGCTTCACCTCGCACGTCCCCGGCCTGGACGGTGTGCCCGGCGGCATCCTCGACACCTTCGGTGGAATCGCCGAGGCGCTTGGGGCCACCATTTCGACGGAGTACGAGCGCAGTTGCTTCGTCCCCTCGGTGAGTGCGGTCGCGCTGGACTACGACCCGGTCGAGTGGAACGTCGACCCGTACGAGAAGGTCGAGGGGGCTGACGAGAAGAGCGCGCTCGACGAGTTCAAGTGCGACAGTGAGAACACCGTGCACAGCCAGGTGACCAAGCCGCTGGTCGACTGGATCGTGGAGCGGATCGTCCGCTGA
- a CDS encoding amidohydrolase family protein, with translation MRHAEREEKVRTAYAKGWQVLAHVNGDAAIDQFIEAVKAAAEVEPADADRRTVAIHAQTAREDQIEDFASLGVIPSFFSMHTCYWGDWYRKTVLGPERAATISPARWAVDRQMIYTSPHDAPVALPNSIAILSSQVTRRTRTDQIVLGPEQCVSALDAVKSITINAAHQYFEQDHKGSIEVGKLADLVILSANPLTVEPEKIKDITVAETIKKGTTIHPAVAAAANSDEPEPGPEAPADYQWHGCC, from the coding sequence ATGAGACATGCTGAGCGCGAAGAAAAGGTCCGCACCGCGTACGCCAAGGGCTGGCAGGTGCTGGCGCACGTCAACGGGGACGCCGCGATCGACCAGTTCATCGAGGCGGTCAAGGCCGCCGCCGAGGTCGAGCCCGCTGACGCCGACCGGCGGACGGTGGCGATCCACGCCCAGACCGCCCGCGAGGACCAGATCGAGGACTTCGCCAGCCTGGGTGTCATCCCGTCCTTCTTCTCCATGCACACCTGCTACTGGGGCGACTGGTACCGCAAGACCGTCCTCGGGCCGGAGCGTGCCGCCACCATCTCCCCGGCCCGCTGGGCCGTCGACCGGCAGATGATCTACACCTCGCCCCACGACGCCCCCGTGGCCCTGCCCAACTCCATCGCCATCCTGTCCAGCCAGGTCACCCGCCGCACCCGCACCGACCAGATCGTCCTCGGACCCGAGCAGTGCGTATCAGCCCTGGACGCGGTCAAGTCCATCACCATCAACGCCGCCCACCAGTACTTCGAGCAGGACCACAAGGGCAGCATCGAGGTCGGCAAGCTCGCCGACCTGGTGATCCTCTCCGCCAACCCCCTGACGGTCGAACCGGAGAAGATCAAGGACATCACGGTCGCCGAGACCATCAAGAAGGGAACCACCATCCATCCCGCCGTCGCCGCCGCCGCCAACAGCGATGAGCCCGAGCCCGGCCCGGAAGCGCCGGCCGACTACCAGTGGCACGGCTGCTGCTGA
- a CDS encoding IS630 family transposase (programmed frameshift), whose product MRYADGGGLTASGRLRRETVRMQAAELFEQEVKPAEVARRLRVSGKSAYQWHQLWREGGVEALASRGPGGSRCRLSPRCLEKLAGYLDQGPAAHGWVEDQVWTAARVATLIGRKFHVSYSVSGATRLMHRLGFTPQMPARRAAERDEQAVTAWTEVTWAEVRARADCDGWVCFEDEAGFTRRPPRGRTWGRRGITPVVKVSGSRSGRVSVAGLIAVRPGSRTRLSHRIRRHTGRKGERRSLSERDYIGLIDGIHHLVKAPIVLVWDRLNTHVSHVMRELVAARNWLTVYILPAYAPDLNPVEWLWAHVKHSLANLSSVAVDRLEALVRNRLKRLQYRPDILDGFLAGTGLSLDLPPPSP is encoded by the exons GTGAGATACGCGGATGGGGGCGGGCTGACCGCTTCAGGACGGCTGCGCCGGGAGACGGTGCGGATGCAGGCGGCCGAGCTGTTCGAGCAGGAGGTCAAGCCGGCGGAGGTGGCCCGGCGCCTGCGGGTGAGTGGGAAGTCGGCTTACCAGTGGCACCAGTTGTGGCGCGAGGGCGGGGTCGAGGCGCTGGCATCACGTGGCCCGGGTGGGTCGCGGTGCCGCCTGTCCCCGCGCTGCCTGGAGAAGCTCGCCGGGTATCTGGACCAGGGCCCGGCCGCGCACGGCTGGGTGGAGGACCAGGTGTGGACGGCAGCGCGGGTGGCCACGCTGATCGGGCGGAAGTTCCACGTCTCGTACAGCGTCTCGGGCGCTACACGGCTGATGCACAGACTTGGCTTCACTCCGCAGATGCCCGCTAGGCGGGCTGCGGAACGTGACGAGCAGGCCGTCACCGCGTGGACGGAGGTGACCTGGGCGGAGGTA AGAGCCCGGGCGGACTGCGATGGGTGGGTCTGCTTCGAAGACGAGGCCGGCTTCACGCGCAGGCCGCCCCGTGGACGTACCTGGGGACGGCGGGGCATCACCCCGGTCGTGAAGGTCTCCGGCAGCCGCTCCGGACGTGTCTCGGTCGCTGGGCTGATCGCCGTGCGGCCAGGCTCCCGGACCAGGCTGTCCCACCGCATCCGGCGGCACACCGGTCGCAAGGGCGAGCGGCGGAGCCTCTCCGAGCGCGACTACATCGGCCTGATCGACGGCATCCACCATCTGGTGAAGGCGCCGATCGTGCTGGTCTGGGATCGGCTGAACACCCATGTCTCCCACGTGATGCGCGAGTTGGTCGCCGCCAGGAACTGGCTGACCGTATACATCCTGCCCGCCTACGCGCCGGACCTGAACCCCGTGGAGTGGCTCTGGGCGCACGTCAAGCACAGCCTGGCCAACCTCTCCTCGGTCGCCGTCGACCGTCTCGAAGCCCTCGTCCGCAACCGGCTCAAACGGCTCCAGTACCGCCCCGACATCCTCGACGGCTTCCTCGCCGGGACCGGCCTCTCCCTGGACCTGCCACCACCATCACCCTGA
- a CDS encoding TniQ family protein codes for MNTPPTQPPLRPLPVRVRPHLGEGTDSYLRRLARGNHLKPSYLNSLVCPKSRHGKPDIALLAQLADRSATDLRRALADAPGKARPAEPQPVSGEPSLHDVDLLLLTSALQDEGIPLRLAAQRRGLDPKTVRKALQQQEPRRFSRRVPGWEVRRNLIDAMATEGLPTAEIWARMMDDHDTPLTYNGINTYLGRTRSALTHS; via the coding sequence GTGAACACTCCGCCCACCCAGCCTCCGCTGCGGCCGCTGCCGGTCCGGGTCCGTCCCCACCTCGGCGAGGGCACCGACTCCTACCTGCGCCGCCTCGCGCGAGGCAACCACCTCAAGCCCAGCTACCTCAACAGCCTGGTCTGCCCGAAATCCCGCCACGGGAAGCCCGACATCGCCCTCCTCGCCCAGCTCGCCGACCGGTCAGCCACCGACCTGCGGCGAGCACTCGCCGACGCCCCCGGAAAGGCCCGGCCCGCCGAACCACAACCCGTATCCGGAGAGCCGAGCCTTCACGACGTCGACCTCCTGCTCCTCACGTCCGCCCTTCAGGACGAAGGCATTCCCCTGCGACTCGCCGCCCAACGGCGCGGCCTCGACCCCAAGACCGTCCGCAAGGCCCTCCAACAGCAGGAACCCCGCCGGTTCTCACGAAGAGTTCCCGGCTGGGAAGTTCGCCGGAATCTGATAGACGCCATGGCCACAGAGGGTCTCCCCACGGCAGAGATCTGGGCCCGGATGATGGACGACCACGACACGCCGCTCACCTACAACGGCATCAACACCTACCTCGGCCGAACGCGCTCCGCCCTCACCCACAGCTGA
- a CDS encoding transposase family protein — translation MRAAISEGIDASTRTGSYLIWRTGEILRRTPEAQGVELPSQRTLYRLLAKLTRGTHTFGAASTRRSRAHGAKTPFGELPAFAPGEVMQIDSTPMDVMVLLDDGVPGRIELTAMIDVATRTLTAAVLRPTTKAVDASVLLARTVTPEPQRPGWADALRMSRSVLPHRRLLTLDERLEHAAARPVIVPEMIVCDHGKAFISRNFKSSCRFLEIDFQPAHKGSGFEKGHIEKMLASIATLFVQFLPGHLGRSTDHRGRHPERDRLWSLLELQELLDEWIVAHWQNRPHDSLRDPAHPSRMFTPNEKYATLVEACGYVPVALGGDDYVELLPAEWRAVNDYGIKFKHRVYDSPDLDPLRRQDSGITAKRGLWEVHRDPYDVSRIWVRDHRGDGRPWIQATWKHLHRAPVPFGELAWDHISHQLPGATETEIADAVTALLTRAHAGPDRPAAGKLGRRDRRVAARTRATATAAAVPPKGSPTAPAPDPASEPPADDGRPLAKVIPLGLFDPLENPWRRT, via the coding sequence ATGCGCGCGGCGATCAGCGAGGGCATCGACGCCTCAACCCGCACCGGGTCGTACTTGATCTGGCGGACCGGGGAGATCCTTCGCCGCACCCCCGAGGCCCAAGGTGTCGAGCTGCCCTCGCAGCGCACGCTCTACCGGCTGCTGGCGAAGCTGACCCGCGGCACCCACACCTTCGGCGCCGCGAGCACCCGCCGCTCCAGGGCCCACGGGGCGAAAACCCCGTTCGGCGAGCTGCCGGCGTTCGCGCCGGGCGAGGTGATGCAGATCGACTCGACGCCGATGGACGTGATGGTCCTGCTGGACGACGGCGTCCCGGGCCGTATCGAGCTGACGGCGATGATCGACGTGGCGACGCGCACGCTCACCGCGGCGGTGCTGCGGCCGACCACGAAGGCGGTCGACGCGAGCGTGCTGCTGGCTCGCACGGTCACGCCGGAGCCGCAGCGGCCGGGCTGGGCGGACGCCCTGCGGATGTCGCGCTCGGTGCTGCCGCACCGCCGGTTGCTGACCCTGGACGAGCGCCTGGAGCACGCCGCGGCCCGGCCGGTGATCGTCCCGGAGATGATCGTCTGCGACCACGGGAAGGCGTTCATCTCCCGGAACTTCAAGTCGTCCTGCCGGTTCCTGGAGATCGACTTCCAGCCCGCACACAAGGGCTCCGGTTTCGAGAAGGGCCACATCGAGAAGATGCTGGCCTCGATCGCGACGCTGTTCGTCCAGTTCCTGCCCGGCCACCTGGGCCGCAGCACTGACCACCGCGGCCGTCACCCGGAGCGCGATCGGCTCTGGTCGCTGCTGGAACTCCAGGAGCTGCTGGACGAGTGGATCGTCGCCCACTGGCAGAACCGCCCGCACGACAGCCTGCGCGACCCCGCGCACCCGAGCCGGATGTTCACCCCGAACGAGAAGTACGCGACCCTCGTCGAGGCCTGCGGCTACGTCCCCGTCGCGCTCGGCGGCGACGACTACGTCGAGCTGCTGCCCGCCGAGTGGCGCGCGGTCAACGACTACGGCATCAAGTTCAAGCACCGCGTCTACGACAGCCCCGACCTCGACCCGCTCCGCCGCCAGGACTCCGGCATCACCGCCAAGCGCGGCCTCTGGGAAGTCCACCGCGACCCCTACGACGTCTCCCGAATCTGGGTACGCGACCACCGAGGCGACGGCCGGCCATGGATCCAGGCGACCTGGAAGCACCTGCACCGCGCGCCGGTCCCCTTCGGCGAACTGGCCTGGGACCACATCAGCCACCAACTGCCCGGCGCCACCGAGACCGAGATCGCCGACGCGGTCACCGCCCTGCTCACCCGCGCCCACGCCGGACCCGACCGGCCCGCCGCGGGCAAGCTCGGCCGCCGCGACCGACGGGTCGCCGCCCGCACCCGCGCGACCGCCACCGCGGCCGCCGTCCCGCCGAAGGGTTCCCCCACCGCACCCGCGCCAGACCCAGCCTCGGAACCGCCCGCCGACGACGGCCGGCCACTGGCCAAGGTCATTCCGCTCGGCCTGTTCGACCCCCTGGAAAACCCCTGGAGACGCACGTGA
- a CDS encoding LuxR C-terminal-related transcriptional regulator, with translation MRAVIAEDSVLLRVGLVKVLEMGGFQVVAEVGDAEALLAAVEEHQPELALVDVRMTPTFTDEGVRAAAVIRRGRPRTAVVLLSQYVEERYAADLLATNTSGVGYLLKQRAADVQDFAAAVRRVAEGGTALDPQVVAQLLLRRGDPLAALTPREREVLALMAEGRSNAGIAEALTVSESAVAKHINNIFAKLDLPVADADHRRVLAVLRFLGAPRG, from the coding sequence GTGCGCGCGGTGATCGCCGAGGACTCGGTGCTGTTGCGGGTCGGCCTGGTCAAGGTGCTGGAGATGGGCGGCTTCCAGGTCGTCGCGGAAGTCGGCGATGCGGAAGCGCTGTTGGCCGCCGTCGAGGAGCACCAGCCCGAACTCGCTCTGGTGGACGTCCGGATGACGCCCACCTTCACCGACGAGGGCGTGCGGGCGGCCGCGGTGATCCGCCGCGGCCGGCCGCGCACGGCGGTGGTCCTGCTCTCGCAGTACGTGGAGGAGCGGTACGCCGCTGACCTGTTGGCGACCAACACGAGCGGAGTGGGCTACCTGCTCAAGCAACGCGCGGCCGATGTCCAGGACTTCGCAGCAGCGGTACGGCGGGTGGCCGAGGGGGGAACGGCGCTGGACCCCCAGGTCGTCGCCCAACTTCTGCTCCGCCGCGGCGACCCCCTGGCCGCCCTGACCCCGCGCGAGCGGGAGGTGCTGGCCCTGATGGCGGAGGGCCGGTCCAACGCCGGCATCGCCGAGGCGCTGACGGTCAGTGAGAGCGCGGTGGCCAAGCACATCAACAACATCTTCGCCAAACTCGACCTGCCGGTGGCCGATGCGGACCACCGCCGGGTGCTCGCCGTGCTGCGCTTCCTGGGCGCGCCCAGGGGCTGA